One segment of Rosa chinensis cultivar Old Blush chromosome 6, RchiOBHm-V2, whole genome shotgun sequence DNA contains the following:
- the LOC112171760 gene encoding UDP-glycosyltransferase 73C7 gives MGVLSVAICKSANVHRPHLKAKSVSKPLHFPGLKLPFVLDTSELPEVILQVGDANDLFSQFLFEWLNEQVIVGSVIYVSFGTQAGLLENQLNEVILGLEQAGVPFVLVVMRLNTWSPPNGLEEKLKGKSIVTKEWVDQHQILSHRAVGGFMSHCGWNSVIESISAGVPILAWPMFAEQCLNAKLVVEGLGAGLEIKKVPDQLGLGIEVLKQAICAGVRELMLGSEKGRNAKKRAQALGRLACHAV, from the exons ATGGGAGTCTTGTCAGTAGCCATTTGCAAAAGTGCGAACGTGCATAGGCCACACTTGAAAGCAAAGTCGGTTTCAAAGCCTTTACACTTTCCTGGCCTTAAGCTTCCCTTTGTTTTGGATACTTCAGAATTACCAGAGGTGATTCTTCAAGTAGGTGATGCAAATGACCTGTTTTCTCAGTTCTTGTTTGAG TGGCTCAATGAACAAGTGATTGTAGGCTCAGTGATTTATGTCTCATTTGGAACCCAAGCTGGCTTATTAGAGAATCAACTTAATGAGGTGATTTTGGGGTTGGAGCAGGCAGGGGTTCCATTTGTCTTGGTGGTCATGCGATTGAACACATGGTCTCCACCAAACGGACTAGAAGAGAAACTAAAAG GTAAAAGCATTGTTACAAAGGAATGGGTGGATCAACACCAAATACTATCACACCGAGCAGTGGGAGGGTTTATGAGTCACTGTGGTTGGAACTCAGTGATCGAAAGCATCTCCGCCGGCGTGCCCATTTTGGCCTGGCCTATGTTTGCCGAGCAGTGTCTCAATGCCAAGCTTGTTGTTGAAGGACTCGGGGCCGGACTCGAAATCAAAAAAGTGCCTGATCAATTAGGCTTAGGAATTGAAGTCTTAAAACAGGCAATATGTGCAGGCGTGAGAGAGCTAATGTTGGGAAGCGAGAAAGGAAGGAATGCAAAGAAGAGAGCACAAGCCTTGGGAAGATTGGCTTGTCATGCAGTTTAA
- the LOC112170428 gene encoding serine/arginine-rich splicing factor RSZ22, which produces MSRVYVGNLSSRVSEGELEDEFRNFGVIRSVWVARRPPGYAFVDFDDSRDAEDAIRELDGKNGWRVELSHNSRGGGGGGGRGGGGRGRSGGSDLKCYECGEPGHFARECRLRGGSGRRRSRSPPRYRRSPSYGRRSYSPRGRSPPPRRRSLTPPRGGHSRSRSPPYRGRDELPYANGNGLKDRRRSRS; this is translated from the exons ATGTCTCGCGTCTACGTTGGGAACTTGAGTTCTCGAGTTTCGGAGGGGGAGCTCGAAGATGAGTTTCGCAATTTCGGAGTTATTAGAAG TGTGTGGGTTGCAAGGAGGCCACCGGGTTATGCTTTCGTCGACTTTGATGACAGCCGAGATGCCGAGGATGCCATTCGTGAATTAGATG GCAAGAATGGCTGGAGGGTTGAGCTTTCACACAACTCtagaggtggtggtggtggtggtggtcgtGGCGGAGGAGGTCGTGGACGTTCTGGCGGTTCTGATTTGAAGTGCTACGAGTGTGGTGAGCCAGGTCATTTTGCTCGTGAATGCCGTCTGCGTGGTGGTTCTGGAAGGCGTCGTAGCCGCAGCCCACCTAGATATCGCAGAAGTCCTAGCTATGGCAGGAG GAGCTATAGTCCACGTGGGCGCTCTCCCCCACCCAGACGTCGCAGTTTGACACCACCCCGGGGTGGGCACAGCCGTAGCAGGTCTCCACCATACCGTGGACGGGACGAGTTGCCATATGCAAATGG TAATGGCTTGAAGGATCGACGCAGAAGCAGGAGTTGA
- the LOC112170427 gene encoding probable cyclic nucleotide-gated ion channel 14 — protein MKAARTSMELKKDKLVRFYNDEKQDGNFSWEKSDITQKHLKDPLSGDRAKKTTRFRGFKVFPENHEPHQKKVLDPGSDIFLKWNRIFLISCLVALFVDPLFFYLPSVHNDDSSSCMATDLNLGIVVTCFRTLADMLYLLHIFIKLRTAYISPKTRVFGRGELVMDPKKIARRYLRSDFFVDLIATLPLPQIVIWFIIPAVKSSSSGHTHNALVLIVLLQYVPRLYLIFPLSSQIIKATGVVTKTAWAGAAYNLILYMLASHVLGASWYLLSIERYATCWKSQCRKEVDPIKCFLSYLDCGSLNNDGRLQWINSTHVFSNCNPENSIGFNYGIFENALTNNVVSSSFLEKYLYCLWWGLQNLSSYGQTLTTSTYIGETSFAILIAILGLVLFAHLIGNMQTYLQSLTVRLEEWRLRRRDTEEWMRHRQLPQDLQERVRRFVQYKWLATRGVDEESILCALPTDLRRDIQRHLCLDLVRRVPFFSQMDGQLLDAICERLVSSLSTQGTYIVREGDPVTEMLFIIRGKLESSTTNGGRTGFFNSITLRPGDFCGEELLAWALLPKSTLNLPSSTRTVRSLDEVEAFALRAEDLKFVANQFRRLHSKKLQHTFRFYSYHWRTWAACFIQVAWRRFKKRLLAKNLSMVESFSYKCDNQEDDEAEQEKEEEYSRSNAASNASQARQNLGVTILASRFAANTRRGAQKMKDVQLHKLQKPEEPDFSVEPEDD, from the exons ATGAAGGCTGCCAGAACAAGCATGGAGTTGAAGAAAGATAAGCTAGTGAG GTTTTATAATGATGAGAAACAAGATGGTAATTTTTCCTGGGAAAAGAGTGACATTACCCAAAAACACTTAAAAGATCCACTGTCTGGTGATAGAGCCAAGAAGACTACTAGATTTAGAGGGTTTAAGGTTTTCCCAGAGAACCATGAGCCACATCAGAAGAAAGTTCTTGATCCTGGGAGTGATATTTTCTTGAAATGGAACAGGATTTTTCTCATATCTTGCTTAGTAGCATTGTTCGTTGATCCACTGTTTTTCTACCTTCCTTCAGTACATAATGATGACAGTTCATCTTGTATGGCAACTGATTTGAACTTGGGAATTGTTGTGACATGTTTTCGTACGCTTGCCGATATGCTCTATCTACTTCATATTTTCATCAAGTTGAGGACAGCTTATATATCACCAAAAACTAGAGTTTTTGGGAGGGGTGAACTTGTTATGGATCCCAAAAAGATTGCTAGAAGGTATCTGAGATCAGATTTCTTCGTAGATCTTATAGCTACACTGCCTCTCCCTCAG ATTGTCATATGGTTCATCATACCTGCAGTTAAAAGCTCCAGTTCTGGCCATACCCATAATGCCCTTGTACTGATTGTTCTGCTCCAATATGTTCCTAGATTGTATCTCATTTTCCCACTAAGTTCTCAGATCATCAAAGCCACTGGTGTGGTCACAAAGACAGCTTGGGCTGGGGCTGCGTATAATCTCATACTCTACATGTTAGCTAGTCAT GTCTTAGGTGCTTCATGGTACCTATTATCAATCGAACGGTATGCAACTTGCTGGAAGTCTCAATGCAGAAAAGAAGTTGACCCCATCAAGTGTTTTCTCAGCTACTTGGATTGTGGTTCTTTGAACAATGATGGACGCCTGCAGTGGATAAACAGTACTCATGTGTTTAGTAACTGCAACCCGGAGAACTCCATTGGTTTCAATTATGGCATATTTGAGAATGCACTGACCAACAATGTAGTCTCCTCCTCGTTTCTAGAGAAGTACTTGTATTGTCTTTGGTGGGGATTACAGAACTTGAG CTCCTATGGTCAGACTTTGACTACAAGCACATATATCGGTGAAACTTCTTTTGCTATACTCATTGCTATTTTGGGTCTGGTTCTGTTTGCACACTTAATTGGAAATATGCAG ACCTACTTGCAATCTCTCACCGTGAGACTTGAGGAATGGAGGCTCAGGCGGCGAGACACAGAGGAGTGGATGAGACATAGGCAACTCCCTCAAGATCTGCAAGAACGTGTTAGGAGATTTGTGCAGTACAAGTGGCTTGCAACTCGAGGAGTTGATGAAGAATCCATCTTATGCGCCTTGCCTACAGATCTTCGTCGAGACATCCAACGTCATCTATGTTTAGACCTTGTTCGACGC GTCCCATTTTTCTCACAGATGGATGGTCAGCTACTTGATGCCATATGCGAGCgtttggtatcctccttgagtACTCAAGGCACCTACATTGTTCGTGAAGGTGACCCCGTCACCGAGATGTTATTCATTATCCGAGGAAAGTTAGAGAGCTCGACAACAAATGGAGGTCGGACAGGTTTCTTCAACTCAATTACTTTGAGACCTGGTGATTTTTGTGGCGAAGAATTGCTTGCTTGGGCATTGCTTCCCAAATCTACTCTCAACTTGCCTTCTTCTACAAGAACTGTCAGATCACTTGATGAAGTAGAGGCCTTTGCACTTAGAGCAGAAGATCTCAAGTTTGTTGCTAATCAGTTCCGACGACTTCATAGCAAGAAGTTGCAACACACATTCCGATTCTACTCTTACCACTGGAGAACTTGGGCTGCATGTTTCATTCAGGTTGCGTGGCGTCGATTCAAGAAGAGATTGTTGGCAAAGAACCTTAGCATGGTTGAGTCATTTTCATATAAGTGTGACAACCAAGAGGATGATGAGGCAGAACAAGAAAAGGAGGAGGAGTACTCTAGGAGTAATGCAGCTTCAAATGCTTCACAAGCGAGACAGAATTTGGGGGTCACCATTCTGGCTTCGAGGTTTGCTGCAAACACGAGAAGAGGAGCTCAGAAAATGAAGGATGTTCAGTTGCACAAGCTGCAAAAGCCTGAAGAGCCAGACTTCTCAGTAGAGCCAGAAGACGACTAG
- the LOC112173665 gene encoding UDP-glycosyltransferase 73B4, giving the protein MASPPLEPHVVIFPFMAHGHTLPLLDLSKALSHRRIKVTIITTPSNVKSISENLAYHPNIIILPIPFPTDIDALGLPRGIENTSQLPSMDFWFPFVLATKQLQKPFEQVLQSMRDSKSLPMCVISDFFLGWTLKYCQDFGVPRLVFHGMGVLSMAICKSVLVHRPHLKAKSVSEPLDFPGLKLPFVLYTSELPEMILQVGDANDPFSQYMFEVSEADINSWGVIVNSFEELETGTVSSFESFYEKGAKAWCLGPLNFYEKVEGGVANNYISEVHINQKKQGLVLTEWLNEQGTLGSVIYVSFGTQADLSGAQLDEVVFGLEEAGVPFVLVVRSTTWSPPNGLEERLKGKGLITREWVDQRQILSHRAVGGFLSHCGWNSVIESISAGVPILAWPMIAEQCLNAKLVAEGLGAGLGIKKVKDHSGSGFEVSRQAICEGVRELMLGGEKGRSAKERAQALGRVAWRAVQKGGSSYQALGKLADQLRASSAQ; this is encoded by the exons ATGGCATCACCACCATTAGAGCCTCATGTCGTAATCTTTCCTTTCATGGCTCATGGCCACACTCTTCCATTACTAGACCTCTCCAAAGCTCTCTCCCACCGGAGAATCAAAGTGACCATCATCACAACTCCTTCAAATGTCAAATCCATTTCCGAAAACTTAGCGTATCACCCTAACATAATCATCCTCCCAATCCCTTTCCCCACGGATATCGATGCCCTCGGCCTACCTCGAGGAATTGAAAATACCTCCCAACTCCCATCTATGGATTTCTGGTTCCCTTTCGTCCTCGCCACCAAGCAACTCCAAAAGCCCTTCGAACAAGTCCTACAATCCATGCGCGATTCCAAATCCCTTCCCATGTGCGTGATCTCAGATTTCTTCTTGGGCTGGACACTCAAATACTGCCAGGATTTCGGAGTTCCGAGGCTGGTGTTTCATGGCATGGGAGTCTTGTCAATGGCCATATGCAAAAGTGTGCTCGTGCATAGGCCACACTTGAAAGCAAAGTCGGTTTCAGAGCCATTAGACTTTCCCGGCCTTAAGCTTCCCTTTGTTTTGTATACTTCAGAATTACCAGAGATGATTCTTCAAGTAGGTGATGCAAATGACCCATTTTCTCAGTATATGTTTGAGGTGAGCGAAGCTGACATTAATAGCTGGGGGGTCATTGTTAATAGCTTCGAGGAGCTAGAGACTGGTACTGTTTCATCATTTGAATCATTCTATGAGAAAGGAGCTAAAGCTTGGTGTTTAGGACCTCTTAATTTTTATGAAAAGGTGGAAGGTGGTGTTGCTAACAATTATATTAGCGAAGTACACATCAACCAGAAAAAACAAGGCCTTGTGTTAACAGAGTGGCTTAATGAGCAAGGGACTCTGGGCTCTGTGATTTATGTCTCATTTGGAACACAGGCTGATTTGTCAGGGGCTCAACTTGATGAAGTGGTTTTTGGCTTAGAGGAGGCTGGCGTTCCATTTGTCTTGGTGGTGCGATCGACCACATGGTCTCCACCAAACGGACTTGAAGAGAGATTAAAAG GTAAGGGCTTGATCACGAGGGAGTGGGTGGATCAACGCCAAATTCTATCACACCGAGCAGTAGGAGGTTTCCTGAGCCACTGTGGTTGGAACTCGGTGATCGAAAGCATCTCCGCCGGGGTGCCTATTTTGGCCTGGCCTATGATCGCAGAGCAGTGTCTGAATGCCAAGCTTGTTGCTGAAGGACTCGGAGCAGGACTTGGAATAAAAAAAGTGAAAGATCACTCGGGGTCGGGATTTGAAGTCTCAAGGCAAGCAATCTGCGAAGGCGTGAGAGAGCTGATGTTGGGAGGAGAGAAAGGAAGGAGTGCAAAGGAGAGAGCACAAGCCCTGGGAAGAGTAGCTTGGCGTGCGGTTCAAAAAGGTGGTTCCTCGTATCAAGCCCTAGGCAAGCTTGCAGACCAACTAAGGGCATCTTCTGCCCAATAA